From a single Okeanomitos corallinicola TIOX110 genomic region:
- a CDS encoding type II toxin-antitoxin system Phd/YefM family antitoxin, whose amino-acid sequence MLNKETTYSQARLNLATILDQVCDQREIVVIKRRNQKNVALIAEDELSSLLECVYLLRSPENAKRLFRALEWTQTAMETPQTLAELKEELGIE is encoded by the coding sequence ATGTTAAACAAAGAAACCACTTACTCTCAAGCAAGGTTGAATTTAGCAACTATCTTAGATCAGGTGTGTGATCAACGGGAAATTGTAGTAATTAAACGTCGTAATCAGAAAAATGTGGCGTTAATTGCAGAAGATGAACTTTCCAGTTTATTAGAGTGTGTTTATTTATTAAGATCACCTGAAAATGCTAAACGTTTATTTCGGGCTTTAGAATGGACACAAACAGCAATGGAAACTCCTCAAACATTGGCTGAGTTAAAAGAGGAGTTAGGAATTGAATAA